The nucleotide window gtaaaaaaagaaataaaataaataaaattttgtgaaatataaattaaaaaatatatgaaatgtattaaatcattttattatgttatgacaaacaaattaaaacaataaagTATTAATTACTTTTcttagaaataatattttttagaagcaagtaaatgaaataaattatattttttagtcaaaagtgaaataaataaaaatataaatgctaGACATGCTTTTTGGTTtttggatttatttttatttatcacaaaaggagaggagagagagagagaggagaggcTTTATGTTGtcatattttctcattttggcATATCAAAGTCTAATTTTCTCtatcttctttgtttttctctctttctctctctccctcCTCCATCTTCACCATTGAAGAAAATACTTTTCAGGTGtttgaggaagaggaggaggactTATTACTCTGAAAATTTTGTGAAGGACAAAAGGGGTTTTTCTTTTGGGCTCTTGGCGAAGCAGATATGAATGTCATGCGTCGCCTTAAGAGCATTGCTTCTGGCCGTTCTTCTGTTTCAGATCCTGtaaatttccttttttctttctctggAAATGGGTGTAAAATGATTATATGATTAAACCCAGCTAGTTTAggattgaattatatttgatttttttttggctcAAATGGGCCTAAATAAAAGTGGAATGGAGAGAAGTGATTCGTATAGTCGAACCACTGGGGTTGAGAAAACGTAAAAATTTAGTGTAACGGAGAGaaatcaatgatttttttttttctgattatgatttgttttgatttgcaaattaaagaaaaaggagGTAGAGTTTTTGAATTTAGGGAATTTAAATTCTTAGGTTTTTTTGTAGTCTTTGTTTTGGGGTTGTTGTAAAAAATGTGTTGAATGCTTCTTAAATGGTTAGATTTTCACCATTTCAGCTCTAAATATGTGCGAGTTAGGCTTAAAAAGTGAGGCTTTACAGAGTCTTGACTTTAAAGAAGGTAGATGCTATTTGATGGATCATTTACTCATGTGACTATCAATTTTAACATGTTTCTTTTGGCTTGGGACTGGGTTAGGTGAGGACTGTTAATATCTGCTTGTTGTGTTCTAGATTTTGATAGTATGGAGTATGGACTTATAATGCAGTGATGGGAGTTATAATGGAAACTTGTAGCTTGCTTTTTGTTTGTTGTATTTTGATTAGATTTATCAGAAATTCATGAAAAGAGTATGATTTgttacttatttttaataggGTGGTGATTCAAGCATAAAGAGGGTGAAGGTTGAGAAAGAAGTAGATCAAAGAGTGGTTGGTGAAACTCAAATGGAAGAGAGATGTACAACGACTACAGTTCCAAAGGAAGACATGGCTTCTACATCTAAGGAAACCACTGCTGGAAGTACATCAGCAATGGATACTAGACCTGAAAATTCTGAACTTGATGGGCTTCCTAAAGAAATGCATGAAATGAAAATTAAGGATGAAAAGGCTGATAAAGCTGATAGTCTAGAGGATAATTTGAAGGTATACCCAAAGTTTTAACTCTTTTATGTCTAATTTAGCATGTAAAGTAGCTGTCTTTAAATTCTGGAATAAGGGTTATTGATCTATCTTGCATCCTATAGGATATGGAACCTGCTGTTGTTAGTGGAAATGGAACAGAAACTGGTCAGATTATTGTGACTACTGTGAGTGGTAGGAATGGACAAGAGAAACAGGTGAACTAGTTgaatgaaatttaatttctcTTTACCCCCAATATGGTCTTATAGGCTTAAACTTAGTTCAATCCGATGTGGACCTCATGCTATTTTCACAGACATTGTCTTACATGGCGGAGCGCGTGGTTGGCACTGGTTCATTTGGAGTTGTCTTTCAGGTATAGTTGTATGTTTATCTAATGTCTATTGATAATGTTTGCATTGCCGTTGTCTGGATgacttttattgatttttttatcacCTTTTCTATTTCACAGGCTAAGTGCTTGGAAACTGGTGAATCTGTAGCAATAAAGAAGGTTTTACAGGATAGGAGATACAAGAACAGGGAACTTCAGATTATGCGCACACTTGATCATCCTAATGTTGTTAAACTACGACACTGCTTCTATTCTACTACTGAGAAGAATGAAGTCTACCTTAACCTTGTCCTGGAATACGTGTCTGAAACTGTTTACAGAGTTTCAAGGCACTACAGCAGAATGAACCAA belongs to Solanum stenotomum isolate F172 chromosome 1, ASM1918654v1, whole genome shotgun sequence and includes:
- the LOC125863055 gene encoding shaggy-related protein kinase epsilon, which gives rise to MNVMRRLKSIASGRSSVSDPGGDSSIKRVKVEKEVDQRVVGETQMEERCTTTTVPKEDMASTSKETTAGSTSAMDTRPENSELDGLPKEMHEMKIKDEKADKADSLEDNLKDMEPAVVSGNGTETGQIIVTTVSGRNGQEKQTLSYMAERVVGTGSFGVVFQAKCLETGESVAIKKVLQDRRYKNRELQIMRTLDHPNVVKLRHCFYSTTEKNEVYLNLVLEYVSETVYRVSRHYSRMNQHMPNIYVQLYTYQICRALNYMHGVLGVCHRDIKPQNLLVNPHSHQLKLCDFGSAKMLVPGEPNISYICSRYYRAPELIFGATEYTTAIDMWSAGCVMAELLLGQPLFPGESGVDQLVEIIKILGTPTREEIRCMNPNYTEFKFPQIKAHPWHKIFHKRMPPEAVDLVSRLLQYSPTLRCTALEACAHPFFDSLREPNACLPNGRPLPPLFNFTPQELSGVPAELRKRLIPEHLRK